Proteins co-encoded in one Flavivirga eckloniae genomic window:
- a CDS encoding vWA domain-containing protein, translated as MKKIYLLSALLTVLFACSSDDNPPPLDQAFENLNDVTTTSLETTIPRLEISQSNGKITALLSVTDQNGTPLEQFTLGNYEVKITPDGGEPVVLNQNQITLSEFNNTNSDPLAIATTMDYSGSMGSNDIQNMETALKNFISLKGDSDFMSIIKFASSIEEVQGFTTDATLLDAAIDIDPYIGSSTAFYSACDLGIKEVNKLNGVLPVVIGFTDGYDNNSSISANNLILKSKSLSIPIYTVGFGNADQAGLEYLANETGGRFFYAPTSDDISNLYEIIDQQLRKLYILEWNINYPSGTVLTIEITTSYTGANDSFTDLSIKTITVQ; from the coding sequence ATGAAAAAAATCTATTTATTATCCGCTTTGCTAACTGTGTTATTTGCATGTTCATCAGATGACAATCCGCCACCACTTGATCAAGCTTTCGAGAATTTAAACGATGTAACAACAACTAGTCTTGAAACAACTATTCCTCGATTAGAAATTTCACAATCTAATGGTAAAATAACGGCGCTATTATCTGTTACGGATCAAAATGGAACTCCTTTAGAACAATTTACACTTGGGAATTATGAAGTTAAAATAACGCCTGATGGAGGTGAACCAGTAGTGCTCAATCAAAACCAGATTACACTTTCGGAATTCAACAATACAAATTCTGACCCTCTGGCTATAGCCACTACCATGGATTATTCTGGAAGTATGGGCTCTAATGACATTCAAAACATGGAAACCGCTTTAAAAAACTTTATCAGTCTAAAGGGTGATTCCGACTTTATGTCTATAATCAAATTTGCTTCCTCAATTGAAGAAGTACAAGGTTTTACTACAGATGCAACCTTGTTAGATGCCGCAATAGATATAGACCCATATATTGGTAGCTCTACAGCATTTTATAGTGCTTGCGATTTGGGTATAAAAGAGGTAAACAAGCTCAATGGTGTTTTGCCAGTAGTCATTGGTTTTACTGACGGTTATGATAATAATTCATCCATTTCTGCTAATAATTTGATACTTAAATCCAAATCTTTAAGTATACCTATATATACCGTAGGCTTTGGAAATGCAGATCAAGCTGGTTTAGAATATTTAGCAAACGAAACTGGCGGTAGGTTCTTCTACGCTCCTACAAGTGATGATATTTCAAATCTTTATGAAATAATCGATCAGCAGTTGAGAAAACTATACATTTTGGAATGGAACATTAATTATCCTTCTGGTACTGTATTAACAATAGAAATTACAACGAGCTATACTGGTGCGAATGATTCATTTACCGATCTATCAATAAAAACAATCACTGTTCAATAA
- a CDS encoding T9SS type A sorting domain-containing protein: MKIKFTLYLLIALIYNLSQSQINTLIEGKGTISSGVIGINDLTIDNNENQIIVGRLSHISDFNNDFDPGENIYELPNVNSLSGTTGFIASYSKMGELNYALQITDADIKPFVNNILVESDSANNIYVYGVFTGKADFDGGNNIQELSNATIYTSGNFLSSYDKDGNFRYAIPFPSNAITNSFTTIPKFLSVDKDGNSYLLFKNNYDADFDFDNGTGEFLIPWGTYVLSYDTNGNFRFGHQVPNNTKDIGFDSSGNYLITGTLIESIDHVFDFDPSNSVFSLGDVNNSSFFFASYSKDGDLNFVKDIKGPNAAPVAIVGNNNNIFIAGEMGAGIIDFDPSENEYNVEVSGFEYDLGDMFFAKYTTDGSLVYAKAIQDKVGNVSSETITDFEVDADGNVYITGSLLRGIIDFDLSESVAEVKGGVGGISSTPGDLFVASYDNNGDYKFAYSVVSFINHSILEINPHCSFYYLSGNFQFENASFEFFQEGTPFQIVTGDNPSGGLTTGFITKIKEGSSANETCSSLSTKDHNNIASNIKLSPIPITDRLDIDLPSNIKILNTRIFNLMGQEIYSSLEHKTNLELHNLDSGLYILNLKTNQGNASFKIMKN, encoded by the coding sequence ATGAAAATAAAATTCACTTTATATCTATTGATTGCATTAATTTACAATCTCTCACAATCTCAAATAAATACTTTAATAGAAGGCAAAGGAACTATCTCTTCGGGTGTTATTGGAATAAATGATTTAACTATTGACAATAATGAAAATCAGATAATTGTAGGAAGGCTAAGCCATATTAGTGATTTTAACAATGATTTTGATCCCGGAGAAAATATTTACGAATTACCAAATGTAAATTCTCTATCTGGTACCACAGGATTTATCGCTTCATATTCTAAAATGGGAGAGTTAAATTATGCACTTCAAATAACTGATGCAGATATTAAACCTTTCGTGAATAATATTTTGGTGGAATCTGATAGTGCAAATAATATATATGTCTATGGAGTTTTTACTGGAAAAGCAGATTTTGATGGAGGCAATAATATACAAGAACTTAGTAATGCTACTATATACACTTCCGGAAATTTTCTTTCTTCCTACGACAAAGATGGAAACTTTAGGTATGCGATCCCTTTTCCTTCAAACGCAATTACGAATTCCTTTACAACCATACCAAAGTTTTTATCGGTCGATAAAGATGGAAACAGCTATTTATTATTCAAAAATAACTATGACGCTGATTTTGATTTTGATAATGGTACTGGAGAATTTTTAATTCCATGGGGAACATATGTTCTATCATATGATACCAATGGGAATTTTCGATTTGGGCATCAAGTACCTAATAACACAAAAGATATAGGTTTTGATTCTTCTGGAAATTATCTAATAACGGGAACACTTATTGAATCTATAGATCACGTTTTTGATTTTGATCCCAGCAACAGTGTCTTCTCCTTAGGAGACGTTAATAACAGTTCATTCTTTTTTGCCTCATATTCAAAAGATGGCGATTTGAACTTTGTAAAGGATATTAAGGGTCCTAACGCCGCTCCAGTAGCTATTGTTGGAAACAACAATAACATTTTTATTGCTGGTGAAATGGGAGCAGGGATAATTGATTTTGATCCTAGTGAAAATGAATATAATGTAGAAGTGAGTGGTTTTGAATATGATCTTGGGGATATGTTTTTTGCTAAATACACAACTGATGGCTCATTAGTTTATGCAAAGGCAATACAAGATAAAGTTGGCAACGTTTCATCAGAAACAATTACAGATTTTGAGGTAGATGCTGATGGAAATGTTTACATAACCGGTAGTTTATTAAGAGGAATAATCGATTTTGATTTATCAGAAAGTGTCGCCGAAGTAAAAGGAGGAGTTGGAGGCATTAGCAGCACTCCAGGTGATTTGTTTGTTGCCTCTTATGACAACAATGGTGATTACAAGTTTGCCTACTCTGTTGTTTCTTTTATTAATCATAGTATTCTAGAAATAAATCCTCACTGTTCTTTTTATTATTTGTCTGGAAATTTTCAATTCGAAAATGCTAGTTTTGAATTTTTCCAAGAAGGAACCCCATTTCAAATAGTAACTGGAGACAATCCTTCTGGAGGTCTAACAACGGGGTTTATAACTAAAATCAAAGAAGGATCCTCCGCAAATGAAACATGTAGCTCTTTATCGACTAAGGATCATAATAACATCGCGAGTAATATTAAATTGTCACCAATACCAATTACTGATAGATTAGATATTGATTTACCTTCAAATATAAAAATCTTAAATACAAGAATTTTCAATCTAATGGGGCAAGAAATCTATTCCAGTCTGGAACACAAAACAAACTTAGAATTGCATAATCTGGATAGCGGACTTTATATTTTAAATTTAAAAACCAATCAAGGTAATGCTTCCTTTAAAATCATGAAGAATTAA
- the fbp gene encoding class 1 fructose-bisphosphatase → MSHKNQTLGEFIIENQSAFKYSSGELSSLLNSIRLAAKVVNHEVNKAGLVDIIGAVGDTNVQGEDQQKLDVYANEKFIQTLTKRNIVCGIASEEEDDFIAINSQDENHQNKYVVLIDPLDGSSNIDVNVSVGTIFSIYRRITPVGTPVTLKDFLQKGSKQVAAGYVVYGTSTMLVYTTGAGVNGFTLNPAIGSFYLSHPDMQFPEDGNIYSVNEGNYIHFPQGIKNYIKYCQKEEGDRPYTSRYIGSLVSDFHRNMIKGGIYLYPQSSKNPNGKLRLLYECNPMAFLAEQANGKANNGFIRIMDIEPTELHQRVPFICGSKNMVEKVEEFMQDS, encoded by the coding sequence ATGTCTCACAAAAATCAAACTCTAGGAGAGTTTATTATCGAAAATCAATCGGCTTTTAAATATTCTTCAGGCGAACTATCCAGTCTCCTTAATTCCATAAGATTAGCTGCTAAAGTAGTAAACCATGAGGTAAACAAAGCAGGGTTGGTAGACATTATTGGTGCTGTTGGAGATACAAATGTTCAAGGAGAAGATCAACAGAAGTTAGATGTATATGCCAATGAAAAGTTTATACAAACATTAACAAAAAGGAACATTGTTTGTGGTATTGCAAGTGAGGAAGAAGACGATTTTATAGCTATTAATAGTCAAGATGAAAATCATCAAAATAAATATGTTGTACTAATAGATCCGTTAGATGGTTCTTCGAATATTGATGTAAATGTATCTGTAGGAACAATTTTTTCAATTTACAGACGTATTACTCCTGTTGGTACTCCGGTAACGTTAAAAGACTTTTTACAAAAAGGGAGTAAACAAGTAGCTGCAGGCTATGTGGTTTATGGTACCTCTACCATGTTGGTTTATACAACTGGAGCAGGTGTTAATGGGTTTACATTAAATCCTGCAATAGGTTCATTTTATTTATCGCATCCCGATATGCAATTTCCGGAGGATGGAAATATTTATTCTGTTAATGAAGGGAACTATATCCATTTTCCTCAAGGTATTAAGAATTATATAAAATATTGCCAAAAGGAAGAGGGCGATAGACCTTATACATCGAGATATATTGGATCTTTGGTGTCCGACTTTCACAGAAATATGATTAAAGGAGGTATTTATTTATACCCACAGAGTTCAAAGAATCCGAACGGAAAACTTCGTTTGTTGTACGAATGTAACCCGATGGCATTTTTAGCTGAGCAGGCTAATGGAAAGGCTAACAACGGATTTATAAGAATTATGGACATTGAGCCTACCGAACTACATCAACGTGTACCATTTATTTGCGGAAGTAAAAATATGGTAGAAAAGGTTGAGGAGTTTATGCAGGATTCATAA